A stretch of Patescibacteria group bacterium DNA encodes these proteins:
- a CDS encoding manganese efflux pump MntP family protein codes for MLITDLILALSLAVDAFVVSLALGVKHKHLSKINAGLIALNFGVFQAIMPWLGWKTTVLFYEQIIMVDHWIAFILLALLGINMIRTVLNSAEAQPNVKISLKSILLLGVATSIDALAVGFTLPTISSQPLITITIIGGVTGLVCYLAFIGTRWIPKSISKPAELGAGLVLIGLGCKILLSHLFG; via the coding sequence ATGCTTATCACTGATTTGATTCTAGCTTTATCACTCGCCGTCGATGCTTTTGTTGTCTCACTCGCGCTTGGCGTGAAACACAAACATTTATCTAAAATAAACGCCGGGTTAATTGCCCTTAATTTTGGTGTTTTCCAAGCCATCATGCCCTGGTTGGGTTGGAAAACCACTGTACTGTTTTATGAACAAATTATTATGGTCGATCATTGGATTGCTTTTATTTTGCTAGCCCTACTTGGTATCAACATGATTAGAACGGTATTAAACTCAGCAGAGGCACAACCAAATGTAAAAATATCCCTAAAAAGTATTTTATTATTAGGTGTGGCTACCAGTATAGATGCCTTAGCGGTTGGTTTTACCTTACCCACTATTTCCTCTCAACCACTAATTACCATCACTATCATTGGTGGTGTGACTGGTTTGGTTTGTTATTTAGCTTTTATTGGCACACGTTGGATTCCAAAAAGTATCTCTAAACCAGCTGAGTTAGGCGCTGGTTTAGTACTAATTGGTTTGGGTTGCAAAATACTGCTTAGCCATTTATTTGGCTAG
- a CDS encoding zinc ABC transporter substrate-binding protein, translating to MILIGVGSVFWWKNKSTNSVALDNSKLQVVATFYPLGYFAQQVGGDKVVVTTIVPNGVEPHDFAPTPRDIININQADVFIYTGAGFDPWAENVDTKQRLQATTIDQQTDPHVWLDPVLMQAFVTRLSQVYSTADPSHKTYYTNQANDVIKRLYNLDQSYQQKLYNCSVRKVITTHNAFAYLANRYGFEIFPVIGLNPNEAPSAQTIAELSDLARSYQIKYIFFEEMTSPKVSETLAQEVGAQAHVLSPLESATSGDYFSIMESNANVLATAMECQ from the coding sequence ATGATTTTAATAGGTGTCGGCTCGGTCTTTTGGTGGAAAAATAAATCAACTAATAGTGTTGCACTAGATAATTCTAAACTCCAAGTGGTAGCCACATTTTATCCATTAGGTTATTTTGCCCAGCAAGTGGGAGGGGATAAAGTAGTAGTTACCACCATTGTGCCGAATGGCGTAGAACCGCACGATTTCGCACCTACCCCACGGGACATTATCAATATCAATCAGGCGGATGTTTTTATTTATACAGGAGCCGGGTTTGACCCTTGGGCTGAAAATGTCGATACTAAGCAACGTTTACAAGCGACTACGATAGATCAACAAACTGATCCACATGTTTGGTTAGATCCAGTTTTGATGCAAGCTTTTGTGACCAGACTTAGCCAAGTATATAGTACGGCTGACCCGAGCCATAAAACTTATTATACCAATCAGGCCAATGACGTGATCAAACGGTTATATAACTTAGATCAATCTTATCAACAAAAACTATATAATTGTTCTGTTAGAAAAGTTATTACAACACATAATGCCTTTGCGTATTTGGCAAACAGATATGGTTTTGAAATTTTTCCTGTGATTGGTCTTAATCCCAATGAAGCACCGTCTGCTCAAACCATCGCCGAGTTATCAGATTTAGCCCGAAGTTATCAGATTAAATATATTTTCTTTGAAGAAATGACCTCACCGAAGGTTAGTGAAACTTTAGCCCAGGAAGTGGGAGCGCAAGCGCACGTGTTGAGCCCTCTAGAAAGTGCCACCTCAGGAGATTATTTTTCTATCATGGAAAGCAACGCTAATGTGCTAGCGACAGCCATGGAGTGTCAATGA
- a CDS encoding 5-(carboxyamino)imidazole ribonucleotide synthase — translation MQRLGILGGGQLGRMLIQAAMNYDIYVQVLDPDAEAPCHTVCNKFVQGSLTDYETVLQFGQEVDVITIEIEHVNVEALKALQKQGKKVYPQPEIIELIQDKGNQKDWYVKHSVPTAPFTLGTAEYTGKFPVMQKLRRLGYDGKGVKKIISVRDLSKQFTEPAFFEEFIPFQKEIAVIVARNQRGDIATYPVVEMKFHLEAHLVDWLMAPARVSKTIAEQAHSVAMRIAEELKLVGVLAVEMFVTTAGDVLVNEIAPRPHNSGHHTIEANETSQYDQHLRAIFNWPLGATTARQTAVMINLLGEAGYEGVANYQNLSHVLAEAGVYVHLYGKVYTRPMRKMGHITVLADDAQTALAKALALKQRLKVIS, via the coding sequence ATGCAACGTTTGGGGATATTAGGAGGGGGGCAACTGGGTCGCATGTTAATTCAAGCGGCCATGAATTATGATATTTATGTGCAGGTGCTCGATCCTGATGCCGAGGCGCCGTGCCATACTGTTTGCAATAAATTTGTCCAAGGTTCATTAACTGATTACGAAACCGTTTTGCAATTCGGTCAGGAGGTTGATGTGATAACTATCGAAATTGAACATGTTAATGTTGAGGCTTTAAAAGCATTACAAAAGCAAGGTAAAAAAGTTTATCCACAACCTGAAATAATTGAATTGATTCAAGATAAAGGCAATCAAAAAGATTGGTATGTGAAACACAGTGTGCCGACCGCTCCGTTCACTTTAGGCACAGCCGAATATACAGGAAAGTTTCCAGTGATGCAGAAATTGCGGCGGTTAGGCTATGATGGTAAAGGTGTAAAAAAAATAATCTCAGTGCGTGATTTATCTAAACAGTTTACTGAACCGGCATTTTTTGAAGAGTTCATTCCTTTTCAAAAGGAAATTGCCGTCATCGTGGCGCGCAATCAGCGGGGAGATATCGCGACTTATCCGGTAGTGGAAATGAAGTTTCATTTGGAAGCGCATTTAGTGGATTGGTTAATGGCACCAGCCCGCGTGAGTAAAACAATTGCCGAACAAGCGCATAGTGTGGCCATGCGGATTGCCGAAGAATTAAAATTAGTTGGTGTCTTAGCCGTTGAGATGTTTGTTACCACAGCGGGGGATGTTTTAGTAAATGAAATCGCGCCCCGGCCTCATAACAGTGGTCATCATACCATTGAGGCTAATGAGACATCGCAATATGATCAACACCTACGGGCGATCTTTAATTGGCCATTGGGTGCAACCACTGCCCGACAAACAGCCGTTATGATAAACTTATTGGGCGAAGCCGGTTATGAGGGGGTAGCCAATTATCAAAATTTGTCTCATGTATTGGCCGAAGCGGGTGTCTATGTGCATCTGTATGGTAAAGTTTATACCAGACCAATGCGTAAAATGGGGCACATCACCGTATTAGCCGATGATGCCCAAACGGCTTTAGCTAAAGCCCTGGCACTTAAACAAAGATTAAAAGTAATTTCATAA
- a CDS encoding class I SAM-dependent methyltransferase, whose amino-acid sequence MARLPQLQNCYTFIDLGCGTGTILAALHRAKPQAKLTGVEYNPKIFKLAQWRTTWWKNKPDLHCTDMFTWDISQYDAIVGWWVPKFCAQLVPKLIQEVKPSCVMVCYMFPLPKHPALHEQIIPAGHHNIYVYTKVQSHQLNPNTTGSK is encoded by the coding sequence ATGGCGCGGTTACCACAATTACAAAACTGTTACACGTTTATCGATTTAGGTTGCGGTACCGGCACAATTTTGGCAGCCCTGCATCGGGCTAAACCGCAGGCCAAACTAACGGGGGTAGAATATAATCCAAAAATATTTAAACTAGCACAATGGCGCACTACCTGGTGGAAAAATAAACCGGATTTACACTGTACGGATATGTTTACCTGGGACATTTCTCAATATGATGCTATTGTTGGATGGTGGGTACCGAAATTTTGTGCCCAGTTAGTACCTAAATTAATACAGGAAGTTAAACCGAGTTGTGTGATGGTGTGTTATATGTTTCCTTTACCAAAACATCCGGCTTTACATGAACAAATTATCCCGGCCGGTCACCATAATATCTATGTCTATACTAAAGTTCAGTCTCATCAGCTTAATCCTAATACTACCGGTTCTAAGTAG
- a CDS encoding protein kinase: protein MVAEARVRARVDRLSVPVTPVNLEDAPTESSTQPIKIVEGENRPATLPPLPDENLVNVVPEIDEYAGETETMPVTDVVERHSLSEDIAEQRRIIFAQIPELFSNDKAQIAAAEAELMGLEIDIHSNDKDRHPYVLGKHIATGGFGAVFEAIDPTTHKAVIVKFSRPFDRSQLIENKKDLVKTQYLDVAISRMCITEMVSSKRVSQGMKREGGKPPFPIYYDGLLMPHPDFKPSEPGEVDKRIAVMVMEEISGQSLSSILENPQQQYSPEVILAVVQELITAVRLMHDKQVLHLDLKPQNIMITKDNHAVIIDLGTSVLQDKLAEDNTRKAHNWVKPVGNPSTKNYVQGYERLTRTPERDVYALGITIYDMIYGMESSKTFRAVRFNTLPEALKKLSAIADKMTNPTPEERLTLEQAESELKNIK, encoded by the coding sequence ATGGTGGCAGAAGCCAGAGTAAGAGCCCGAGTAGACCGTCTTAGTGTACCCGTTACACCAGTGAACCTAGAAGATGCACCCACTGAATCGTCAACTCAACCTATAAAAATTGTTGAAGGTGAGAATCGTCCCGCAACATTACCGCCATTACCTGACGAAAACCTAGTTAATGTTGTTCCTGAAATTGATGAATATGCTGGCGAGACCGAGACGATGCCAGTTACTGATGTCGTAGAAAGACATTCATTAAGTGAAGATATTGCCGAGCAACGACGCATTATTTTTGCACAAATACCAGAGTTATTTTCAAATGATAAAGCACAGATTGCCGCAGCCGAAGCTGAGTTGATGGGTCTTGAAATTGATATTCATAGTAATGATAAAGATAGGCACCCGTATGTTTTGGGTAAACATATAGCTACCGGTGGGTTTGGCGCTGTTTTTGAGGCGATTGATCCTACTACGCATAAAGCGGTGATTGTTAAATTTAGTAGGCCATTTGATCGTAGTCAATTGATAGAAAATAAAAAGGATCTTGTTAAAACTCAATATTTAGATGTGGCCATATCCAGAATGTGTATTACAGAAATGGTTAGCAGTAAACGAGTGTCACAGGGCATGAAGCGAGAGGGTGGTAAGCCTCCGTTTCCAATCTATTATGATGGCCTATTAATGCCCCATCCTGATTTTAAACCAAGTGAACCGGGTGAAGTAGATAAACGGATTGCAGTGATGGTGATGGAAGAGATTTCCGGGCAATCACTTTCTAGTATTTTAGAAAATCCGCAACAACAATATTCACCTGAAGTTATACTGGCAGTAGTGCAAGAATTAATTACCGCTGTACGTTTAATGCATGATAAACAAGTGTTACATTTAGATTTGAAGCCACAAAATATAATGATCACTAAAGATAATCATGCCGTTATTATCGATTTAGGAACCAGTGTTCTGCAAGATAAGTTGGCCGAAGATAATACTAGAAAAGCCCATAATTGGGTAAAACCAGTTGGTAATCCAAGTACTAAAAACTATGTTCAGGGATATGAAAGGTTAACACGTACCCCGGAACGTGATGTCTATGCTCTTGGTATTACAATCTATGACATGATTTATGGTATGGAGAGTAGTAAGACATTTCGAGCGGTTCGTTTTAACACATTGCCTGAAGCATTAAAAAAACTATCTGCCATAGCCGATAAAATGACCAATCCAACACCAGAAGAAAGACTGACTTTAGAACAAGCGGAGAGTGAATTGAAAAACATAAAGTAA
- a CDS encoding protein kinase, whose protein sequence is MEAELQITPGKPPVRKPRETRRVHEPDLDLLKPVTELPLVTELPAVEPEEIDPKEESREVRRKLFRYVPELFSDEPAVARVAEAALVGESVVIRRHTETHPYKLERLLSKGGFGAVFVARHEKYGKVVVKFVKPFVRDDVISPKIAGDKINEAAHARSVLNEVVCERLLSNNKNGEPMQRAGNNPPVPILYDASLLPNPDRVQGEPDVRLAAIASEYIPGDTLSAFIKINPDLKSQPEEIESIVLQLMDAVKAIHNKGVIHFDLKPANIMITPDNQVIILDLGSAYLKEGKQEWTKHLTYTFTERYARREELGSYSETRDVFALGNIIYDLIYGRKSTPELRAAAYPALPLKLQTMSKLADSMTHPEIVQRADLGDSAELNDLVNKFFQ, encoded by the coding sequence ATGGAGGCAGAATTACAAATTACACCAGGCAAACCGCCGGTCAGAAAACCACGAGAAACTCGTAGAGTTCATGAACCTGATCTTGATCTTTTAAAACCAGTTACGGAACTCCCATTAGTCACTGAATTACCAGCCGTAGAACCAGAGGAGATAGATCCTAAGGAGGAATCAAGAGAAGTAAGACGGAAACTTTTCAGGTATGTTCCAGAATTATTTTCTGATGAACCTGCAGTAGCCAGGGTCGCTGAAGCTGCTTTAGTGGGTGAATCGGTTGTAATACGTCGACATACAGAAACACATCCATATAAACTAGAAAGATTACTGAGTAAAGGGGGTTTTGGTGCTGTCTTTGTTGCCAGACACGAAAAGTATGGTAAGGTCGTGGTAAAATTTGTTAAACCATTTGTGCGTGATGATGTTATTTCTCCAAAAATAGCAGGTGATAAAATAAATGAAGCGGCTCATGCGCGTAGTGTATTAAATGAAGTGGTGTGTGAAAGATTATTATCCAATAATAAGAACGGAGAACCAATGCAACGTGCTGGCAATAATCCGCCGGTGCCAATTTTGTATGATGCTAGTTTGTTACCTAACCCAGATCGAGTGCAGGGTGAACCTGATGTACGTTTAGCCGCTATTGCCAGTGAATATATTCCAGGCGATACTTTATCAGCCTTCATTAAAATTAATCCTGATTTAAAATCACAGCCAGAAGAAATTGAATCAATTGTTTTGCAGTTAATGGATGCAGTAAAAGCCATACATAATAAAGGTGTCATACACTTTGATTTAAAGCCAGCCAATATTATGATCACACCGGATAACCAAGTGATCATTCTAGATTTAGGTAGCGCTTATCTTAAAGAAGGCAAACAAGAATGGACTAAACATCTCACTTATACATTCACGGAACGGTATGCGCGTCGAGAAGAACTAGGTAGTTACAGTGAAACTCGAGATGTTTTTGCTTTAGGTAACATTATTTATGATTTGATCTACGGTAGAAAATCTACTCCAGAACTTCGTGCCGCAGCCTACCCAGCACTGCCATTAAAATTACAAACTATGTCTAAGTTAGCTGATAGTATGACACACCCTGAAATAGTTCAGCGCGCAGATTTGGGTGATTCAGCGGAATTAAACGATTTGGTAAATAAATTTTTTCAATAG
- a CDS encoding DHH family phosphoesterase — translation MALTLEQQIKLLITNHQRVLVCLPSKPSTDAIASGLAVYGLLQKMGKQAKVVADGFALPDNHKFLPKSDEIEHELTAIKKFIISVDVTQTKVQDIQYDIKDNRLSVYITPKNGYFETRDVSTSSSDYIFDLIIVLDSQDLASLGKVFENNAEFFHHTALINIDHHPANEHYGEINFVQVTATSVSEIVFELLEHLEAGSFLDEFMATQLLTGIISKTKSFKTNAVTPRSLAIASHLISSGARRAEIVKNLYQTKTLPALKLWGRALAQLQTDPASKLVWSTLQHYDFSDTLTTVQDLTEVIDELIINTPDADHVYIVYEYQGLIQALIATAPYIQPAEVFHDFHPTGTQNLVTITIPVSTVAAAQQLVHDRIRQKVR, via the coding sequence ATGGCTCTAACCCTCGAACAACAAATTAAATTACTTATTACAAATCATCAACGGGTTTTGGTGTGTTTGCCGTCTAAACCAAGCACTGATGCGATAGCCTCGGGTTTGGCGGTGTATGGTTTGCTGCAAAAAATGGGCAAACAAGCCAAAGTAGTGGCCGATGGGTTTGCTTTGCCGGATAATCACAAATTTCTACCAAAGAGTGATGAAATTGAGCATGAACTGACGGCTATAAAAAAATTCATTATTTCGGTGGATGTAACACAAACTAAAGTACAAGACATTCAATATGATATTAAAGATAATCGGTTAAGTGTTTATATTACTCCCAAAAACGGTTATTTCGAAACCCGTGATGTGAGCACATCGTCTAGTGATTATATTTTTGATTTAATTATCGTGTTAGATAGTCAAGACTTGGCCAGTTTGGGAAAAGTGTTTGAAAACAATGCTGAATTTTTCCATCACACAGCCTTAATCAATATCGATCATCATCCGGCTAACGAACATTATGGTGAGATTAATTTTGTCCAGGTAACTGCTACGAGTGTTTCAGAAATCGTCTTTGAATTACTCGAGCACTTAGAGGCTGGTTCATTCTTAGATGAATTTATGGCGACACAATTACTGACCGGGATAATTTCAAAAACCAAGTCTTTCAAAACCAACGCCGTTACACCCCGTTCTCTCGCAATTGCCAGCCATTTGATTAGTTCCGGAGCGCGCCGAGCTGAGATTGTAAAAAATCTTTACCAGACTAAAACCCTGCCCGCCTTAAAACTATGGGGTCGCGCTTTAGCTCAACTGCAAACTGACCCGGCCAGTAAATTAGTCTGGTCGACCCTGCAACACTATGATTTTTCCGATACATTAACCACGGTACAAGATTTAACTGAGGTGATCGATGAGTTGATTATTAACACCCCAGATGCCGATCATGTGTATATTGTTTATGAATACCAAGGTTTGATTCAAGCTCTTATTGCCACTGCCCCATATATTCAACCAGCTGAAGTGTTTCATGATTTTCACCCCACGGGCACACAAAATTTGGTTACTATTACAATTCCAGTGAGTACGGTCGCAGCTGCCCAGCAACTGGTTCATGACCGCATTCGCCAAAAAGTGAGATAA
- a CDS encoding DUF1003 domain-containing protein, with protein MHHINSFQAKANSKRTPAERLADWMTSRFGTIQFLIINVVLFFIWILININLIPMIPSFDPFPFALLTMAVSLEAIFLAIVVLISQNRAAHIADVREEIDLQLDLITEQELTKVMHLAVYIAEHDGLNTTNDKELKQMLRQLDVDKISQLLEKQIK; from the coding sequence ATGCATCACATAAACAGTTTTCAAGCTAAAGCCAATTCAAAACGCACTCCAGCAGAACGTTTAGCCGATTGGATGACGAGCCGTTTTGGCACTATCCAATTTCTGATTATAAATGTAGTGCTTTTTTTTATATGGATACTTATCAATATCAACTTGATACCAATGATACCTTCATTCGATCCATTTCCGTTTGCCTTACTCACTATGGCAGTATCTTTAGAAGCGATTTTTTTAGCCATTGTAGTATTGATTTCGCAAAATCGGGCTGCTCATATTGCGGATGTGCGCGAAGAAATTGATTTACAACTTGATTTAATTACCGAACAAGAACTCACCAAAGTGATGCACTTAGCCGTTTATATAGCCGAACATGATGGGTTAAATACCACTAATGATAAAGAGCTCAAACAAATGTTGAGACAATTAGATGTCGATAAGATTAGTCAGCTGTTAGAGAAACAGATAAAGTAG
- a CDS encoding ATP-binding cassette domain-containing protein, producing MINVNNLIHRFGTTIAVNDISFKVDTGEVVGFLGPNGAGKTTTMRLLTGYLQPVSGTIEIDNRQDIGYLPENNPLYETQRVYEYLEFIARAKNITALTSEIKRVVRETHLSDKINLTISELSKGYRQRVGLAAALLGDPKVLLLDEPTSGLDPNQSADIRQLIRTLGKTKSVLFSTHILQEVQSVCDRAIIINRGKIVGQGTVAELVAQAEGKKQLHLTITGSVEAVRDSLNKIEQVTMIDQPAEQQYVLETPASVDIRKTVFDLCVAQHWTLLEMQQTQVSLEEVFHQLTA from the coding sequence ATGATTAATGTAAACAACTTAATTCATCGCTTTGGCACTACCATAGCGGTGAACGATATCAGCTTTAAAGTTGATACCGGCGAAGTGGTGGGTTTTCTAGGACCCAATGGAGCCGGGAAGACAACTACCATGCGGCTATTAACCGGGTATTTACAACCAGTTAGTGGCACAATCGAAATTGATAACCGACAAGATATTGGTTATCTACCGGAAAATAACCCGTTATATGAAACCCAGCGGGTGTATGAGTATTTAGAGTTTATCGCGCGAGCCAAAAATATTACCGCCTTAACTAGTGAAATTAAACGAGTAGTACGGGAGACACATTTATCAGATAAAATAAATTTAACGATCAGTGAGTTATCTAAGGGGTATCGGCAACGGGTTGGGTTAGCCGCCGCATTGTTGGGTGACCCAAAGGTGTTGTTATTAGATGAACCCACTTCAGGGTTAGATCCAAATCAATCGGCTGATATTCGTCAGTTAATTCGTACTCTGGGTAAAACCAAATCGGTGTTGTTTTCTACACACATCTTACAAGAAGTGCAATCAGTGTGTGATCGTGCCATCATTATTAATCGAGGTAAAATTGTCGGGCAGGGGACAGTGGCCGAATTGGTCGCTCAAGCTGAGGGTAAAAAACAATTGCATTTAACGATTACCGGGTCAGTTGAGGCAGTGCGTGATAGTTTGAACAAGATTGAACAGGTGACCATGATTGATCAACCAGCCGAGCAGCAGTATGTTCTGGAAACACCGGCCAGTGTGGATATTCGTAAAACTGTGTTTGATTTATGTGTGGCTCAGCACTGGACATTATTAGAGATGCAGCAAACGCAAGTGAGCTTAGAAGAAGTTTTCCATCAATTAACCGCTTAA
- the purE gene encoding 5-(carboxyamino)imidazole ribonucleotide mutase: protein MTAKPIIGIIMGSESDLATMQPAADILKQFDVEFELTIVSAHRTPDRMFDYAKTAVGRGLKVIIAGAGGAAHLPGMVASLTTLPVIGVPIKSSNSIDGIDSLLSIAQMPAGVPVATVAVNGAQNAGILAAEIIALNQLVLQKKLVAYKTKLKDKVQAAIKNLK from the coding sequence ATGACAGCGAAACCAATTATCGGTATTATCATGGGGAGTGAATCAGATTTAGCTACCATGCAACCAGCGGCGGATATATTAAAACAATTCGACGTTGAGTTTGAATTAACGATTGTGTCAGCGCATCGGACACCGGATAGAATGTTTGACTACGCAAAAACAGCGGTTGGTCGTGGTTTAAAAGTAATCATTGCTGGAGCCGGTGGCGCCGCGCACTTACCCGGTATGGTAGCATCTCTAACCACTCTGCCAGTAATTGGTGTACCGATAAAATCCAGCAACTCGATTGACGGGATTGATTCTTTATTATCGATTGCTCAAATGCCAGCCGGTGTGCCAGTGGCCACGGTGGCGGTGAATGGTGCCCAGAATGCTGGTATACTAGCCGCTGAAATTATCGCTCTTAACCAGCTAGTGTTACAGAAAAAATTAGTAGCTTATAAAACCAAATTAAAAGATAAGGTGCAAGCGGCTATTAAGAATCTAAAATAA
- a CDS encoding glycosyl hydrolase → MSILKFSLISLILILPVLSSAQTITGTSSDFVSVATEEPYTTTIALYGTDLDYLLFNPVTIQLGPLTGTVLSGNETGVNISFTIDSTLLLEREASYPITVLNGETLITSSPALAIFNPFVGDYIYQQPNHYLNHISQPHKRTKQTIGLNVHQTLGGDSTLDGVYAQRLDDSKTIWVREHISYAEVMGSDSAAWLKRYDKIMLQYRDHNQKVIAMLAYGDGNDAYAEPARWEEFVRLMVKRYRNYVDVWEIWNEPDSAAYLSPQHNWRTYRHILKTGSALVRQYDPDAIVLPGAVSNLSNPEFTKQLYGKGKKYFDDFNIHVYYCTKPEQLAGDFDRLRKVVARYRSPERIWVTELGCSTGGTGITKKQVKQYLQTTTKQLLAENFIGPILLYSFRDRTYLTSDPYEAYFGLMTDALVPKPAWRWYKLLVR, encoded by the coding sequence ATGTCTATACTAAAGTTCAGTCTCATCAGCTTAATCCTAATACTACCGGTTCTAAGTAGTGCGCAAACCATTACTGGCACCTCATCTGATTTTGTTTCGGTAGCTACAGAGGAACCATACACTACAACGATTGCGCTGTATGGCACAGATTTAGATTATTTATTGTTTAATCCAGTTACCATTCAGCTTGGTCCACTCACTGGGACGGTGTTATCTGGTAATGAAACGGGGGTGAATATATCTTTTACTATTGATAGCACCCTATTGTTGGAGCGAGAAGCGAGTTACCCGATTACTGTTTTGAATGGTGAGACATTAATAACGAGCAGCCCAGCTCTGGCTATATTTAATCCATTTGTCGGTGATTATATTTATCAACAACCAAATCATTATCTAAATCATATTTCTCAACCCCATAAAAGAACTAAACAAACCATTGGTTTGAATGTGCATCAAACTTTAGGTGGTGATAGTACCTTAGATGGTGTGTATGCCCAACGGTTAGACGATAGCAAAACTATTTGGGTACGAGAACATATTAGTTATGCTGAAGTAATGGGCAGTGATAGTGCGGCTTGGTTAAAACGGTACGATAAAATCATGCTGCAGTATCGTGATCATAATCAAAAGGTGATAGCCATGTTGGCTTATGGTGATGGCAATGATGCTTATGCTGAGCCAGCGCGCTGGGAGGAATTTGTCCGGTTAATGGTGAAGCGTTATCGCAATTATGTGGACGTGTGGGAAATCTGGAACGAACCAGATAGTGCCGCGTATTTATCTCCGCAACATAATTGGCGAACATATCGACACATTTTAAAAACCGGTTCGGCGCTGGTGCGGCAGTATGATCCAGATGCCATTGTGTTGCCGGGCGCTGTATCCAATTTATCCAATCCAGAATTTACTAAACAATTATATGGTAAAGGAAAAAAATATTTTGATGATTTTAATATCCATGTGTATTATTGCACTAAACCGGAGCAATTAGCCGGTGATTTTGATCGTTTACGAAAAGTGGTGGCACGGTATCGATCGCCCGAACGAATCTGGGTGACTGAATTAGGATGTTCGACCGGTGGCACTGGTATTACCAAGAAGCAAGTCAAACAATATCTACAAACTACTACCAAACAATTACTGGCAGAAAATTTCATAGGTCCGATTTTACTCTATTCATTTCGTGATCGTACTTATTTAACTTCTGATCCATACGAAGCCTACTTTGGTTTAATGACTGATGCCTTAGTACCAAAACCGGCTTGGCGGTGGTACAAGTTACTGGTAAGATAA